A genomic window from Candidatus Denitrolinea symbiosum includes:
- a CDS encoding DNA-binding response regulator, NarL/FixJ family: MSIRVLLADDHKLFRQGMISLMRTREDLVEVVGEAETGEEAIQLTEKLSPDVVLMDIYMSQMDGLQAAKEIRTRFPKVAIVMLTSSERDGHLYEAVRLGVAGYLLKSLDADELFELLEGVTRGEAAMTRSMAMRLLKGVADRMVDGESGEEALSEKELLVLRFVASGASNAEIAESLSISINTVKSHLKNILEKLQLANRTQAATYALKHGLVLPREN; the protein is encoded by the coding sequence ATGTCTATTCGAGTTTTGCTTGCAGACGATCACAAACTATTCCGCCAGGGGATGATCAGCCTGATGCGCACGCGTGAGGACCTGGTCGAGGTCGTGGGAGAGGCGGAAACGGGCGAAGAAGCGATTCAATTGACCGAAAAATTGAGTCCCGACGTGGTCCTCATGGATATTTATATGTCGCAAATGGATGGGTTGCAGGCGGCTAAAGAGATTCGGACGCGTTTTCCCAAAGTGGCGATTGTGATGCTGACCTCCTCCGAGCGCGACGGACACCTGTATGAAGCCGTACGTCTGGGAGTGGCCGGCTATTTACTTAAGAGTCTAGACGCGGATGAATTGTTCGAATTGCTGGAAGGGGTGACGCGCGGCGAGGCGGCCATGACGCGTTCAATGGCTATGCGGCTTCTAAAGGGCGTGGCCGATCGCATGGTTGACGGCGAGAGCGGGGAAGAAGCGCTCTCGGAGAAAGAACTGTTGGTTCTGCGGTTTGTCGCCAGCGGCGCCAGTAACGCCGAGATCGCGGAGAGTCTTTCGATCTCCATCAACACAGTCAAGAGTCACTTGAAAAATATTTTGGAGAAACTCCAACTCGCCAATCGAACGCAAGCTGCCACTTATGCTTTGAAGCATGGCCTGGTTTTGCCGAGGGAAAATTAA
- a CDS encoding DMSO reductase anchor subunit, giving the protein MNVREWALPVYTILMQLSVGTLLMLWIAREVHIRQFAEAEINRIMKFPVTIIFTTACLAMAGSHFHLSKPLHSYLAVLNFRTSWLSREIVFTVFFFLTLSSMLALHWLQNDKTKLKTFLGWLAVLFGFALVFCMAHIYLLPAQPAWNSPFTVLSFFLTMLLLGNIALPAMLLVDFSFSNVLTLERFDQQYLLIRRVLIWSTAASALIWLMAVALNFYQTLMLRLGDRWTQTSFELLTNLYRPLLVLRLGLPLLGIAILAISVFSAVRRNRAIQELMVPIYASCIFVIVGEILGRFLFYATHIRIGV; this is encoded by the coding sequence ATGAATGTAAGAGAATGGGCCCTGCCGGTCTACACCATCCTGATGCAACTTTCGGTCGGGACTCTGCTGATGCTGTGGATTGCGCGCGAAGTTCACATCCGCCAATTCGCCGAGGCAGAGATCAACCGAATCATGAAATTTCCAGTCACAATCATTTTCACTACCGCGTGCCTGGCAATGGCCGGCTCTCACTTTCATTTGAGCAAACCGTTACATTCCTACCTGGCTGTGTTGAATTTTCGCACATCCTGGTTAAGTCGAGAGATCGTATTCACAGTATTCTTTTTTTTAACGCTGTCAAGTATGTTAGCGTTACACTGGCTGCAAAACGACAAAACAAAGTTAAAAACCTTTTTAGGCTGGCTCGCCGTTCTATTCGGCTTCGCGCTGGTGTTCTGCATGGCGCATATCTACCTGCTTCCCGCCCAACCTGCCTGGAATTCGCCGTTTACAGTCCTGTCGTTTTTTTTGACCATGCTTCTTCTTGGCAATATCGCTTTGCCTGCCATGTTGCTGGTTGATTTTTCATTCTCGAACGTATTGACGTTGGAACGCTTCGATCAACAATATCTTTTAATTCGCCGCGTTTTGATTTGGTCAACGGCCGCGAGCGCTCTTATATGGCTCATGGCAGTCGCCTTGAATTTCTACCAAACCTTGATGCTTCGCTTGGGAGATCGCTGGACTCAAACTAGCTTTGAACTTCTGACGAATCTATATCGCCCCTTGCTAGTCTTGAGGCTGGGCCTGCCGCTTTTGGGAATCGCTATATTAGCCATTTCAGTTTTCAGCGCCGTCAGGCGAAATCGAGCTATCCAGGAATTAATGGTTCCGATTTATGCTTCGTGTATTTTCGTGATTGTTGGAGAGATCCTTGGCCGGTTTCTCTTTTACGCGACGCATATCCGTATCGGCGTCTAG
- a CDS encoding anaerobic selenocysteine-containing dehydrogenase: MNEGNFLTNTLTDVALTRRSFLKWSAALGGTAALAGGLNFGLKTVEKAAAASIEDIKTVACYHNCGGRCVLGAVVKDGTVVRIVADPTEEKDPITNPRAIPCQRGRAQIRRVYAPDRLKYPMKRVGKRGEGKFERISWDEALDMIASELQRIKKQYGQESIFFMQGLGEMWTGPEGRSPITRLLRLFGGHVEFYNNYSFAAFQAAMPFITGGSRANCGNYVNDILNSKLVVLFGDNSCVTRAGGDNAGYYYVKAKEHGVKFIVIDPVYTDTAIATAADWVPINGGTDVALIAAMAYVMVKENLYDKEFMAKYAVGFDEDTLPEGAPANSSYMAYLMGTGYDMVPKTPEWAAPITGIPAERIVQLARQIATTKPCAMFQGWGIQRRAYGEQAVRAVPTLAAMTGNFGIKGGSPGLRPTIMPFKMGGFPLPKNPVTASIPLYLWTDYIFRGKEMTNGARDKIKGAEKLGANMKFMWNHAGNTVLNQHANINRTKKLLEDDTMLEMLVSYEVAMTPTAKFSDILLPATTGFEVESIITGEGHAEKGGRQFALFNHQVIEPMYESKNTLWVMEQLADRLGIGEEFRDGHMTRDDWMRDMIKVSQEAYPDFPSLEKFKEMGVYKITADKVMVAFAAFREDPVANPLETETGKIEVYSPGLVRFNEPDEIPAIPLYIPEWEGVNDPLRKTFPLQMSGYHAPQRSHSTFDNTDYLREALPQMFWINPLDAESRGIQNGDKVKVFNDRGATFVRAYVTNRVRPGAACLAQGAWYTPDQNGMDTNGSINMLTNEHPTPLAKGTTQHTTLVQVEKA; the protein is encoded by the coding sequence ATGAACGAAGGAAATTTCCTCACCAACACCTTGACCGATGTAGCGCTCACCCGCCGCAGTTTCCTTAAATGGAGCGCGGCTTTGGGTGGTACAGCCGCACTGGCCGGGGGACTAAATTTCGGTTTAAAGACCGTGGAGAAAGCGGCGGCAGCCAGCATTGAGGATATAAAAACAGTTGCCTGCTACCATAACTGTGGCGGTCGTTGCGTACTTGGAGCTGTCGTGAAAGATGGTACAGTCGTACGGATTGTTGCAGATCCCACAGAGGAAAAGGACCCAATCACGAATCCACGAGCTATTCCTTGTCAGCGAGGTCGCGCACAAATTCGTCGTGTTTACGCGCCGGATCGGCTTAAGTATCCCATGAAACGCGTGGGCAAACGCGGCGAAGGAAAATTCGAACGGATCAGTTGGGATGAAGCCCTCGATATGATTGCCAGCGAATTGCAGCGAATCAAAAAACAATATGGGCAGGAATCCATCTTCTTCATGCAAGGCTTAGGTGAAATGTGGACTGGGCCTGAAGGCCGATCCCCCATTACTCGCTTGCTGAGGTTATTTGGCGGCCATGTTGAGTTTTACAACAACTATAGCTTCGCCGCATTTCAAGCGGCCATGCCCTTTATTACAGGTGGAAGTCGCGCCAATTGCGGCAACTATGTGAATGACATCCTCAATTCTAAACTGGTTGTCTTGTTCGGCGATAACTCCTGTGTGACGCGGGCGGGCGGCGACAATGCTGGCTACTACTACGTTAAGGCAAAAGAACATGGTGTGAAGTTCATCGTTATCGACCCTGTATACACTGACACAGCCATCGCCACTGCTGCAGATTGGGTTCCGATCAATGGCGGTACAGATGTTGCCTTGATTGCCGCCATGGCCTATGTCATGGTTAAAGAAAACCTTTACGATAAAGAATTCATGGCTAAGTATGCAGTTGGGTTCGATGAAGACACCCTGCCCGAAGGCGCTCCTGCCAATTCCTCTTACATGGCTTATCTTATGGGAACTGGCTATGATATGGTACCCAAAACCCCAGAATGGGCGGCGCCAATTACAGGTATCCCTGCCGAACGTATCGTTCAATTGGCTCGCCAGATTGCAACCACCAAACCTTGCGCGATGTTCCAGGGTTGGGGGATTCAGCGACGCGCTTATGGCGAACAGGCGGTTCGAGCCGTTCCGACACTAGCGGCCATGACCGGCAATTTCGGAATTAAAGGCGGCAGCCCAGGATTGCGTCCAACAATAATGCCGTTCAAAATGGGCGGCTTCCCCCTTCCTAAGAATCCAGTAACGGCATCCATTCCACTCTACTTGTGGACGGATTACATCTTCCGCGGCAAAGAGATGACGAACGGAGCACGAGACAAGATCAAAGGAGCCGAAAAACTAGGCGCCAACATGAAGTTTATGTGGAATCACGCCGGCAACACCGTATTAAATCAACATGCAAACATCAACCGCACAAAGAAGCTCCTTGAAGACGATACGATGCTTGAAATGCTGGTCTCCTACGAAGTTGCGATGACTCCAACAGCTAAGTTCTCCGACATTCTTCTACCAGCAACAACAGGTTTTGAAGTTGAATCCATCATTACTGGCGAAGGCCATGCAGAAAAAGGCGGTCGCCAGTTCGCGCTCTTCAATCATCAAGTAATTGAGCCGATGTACGAGAGCAAGAATACTCTATGGGTGATGGAACAGCTAGCCGATCGTTTAGGGATTGGCGAGGAATTCCGTGACGGCCACATGACGCGGGATGATTGGATGCGAGATATGATTAAAGTTTCGCAAGAAGCTTATCCAGACTTTCCATCTCTCGAGAAATTCAAAGAAATGGGCGTGTACAAGATCACAGCCGATAAGGTCATGGTTGCATTCGCCGCCTTCCGCGAAGATCCAGTCGCTAACCCGCTTGAAACCGAGACAGGCAAAATCGAGGTTTATTCCCCCGGTTTAGTCCGATTCAATGAGCCGGATGAAATCCCCGCGATTCCTCTCTACATCCCGGAGTGGGAAGGCGTGAATGATCCATTGCGAAAGACATTCCCGCTCCAGATGTCCGGATACCACGCCCCTCAGCGCTCCCATTCGACTTTTGACAACACCGACTATCTTAGAGAGGCGCTTCCTCAGATGTTCTGGATTAATCCATTGGATGCGGAATCTCGAGGAATCCAAAACGGAGATAAAGTCAAGGTCTTCAATGATCGCGGCGCTACCTTTGTTCGAGCATATGTGACTAACCGCGTTCGTCCTGGCGCAGCATGTCTGGCACAGGGAGCCTGGTACACTCCCGATCAAAATGGGATGGATACGAACGGCTCCATAAACATGCTGACTAATGAGCATCCGACGCCGCTGGCGAAAGGAACGACTCAGCACACTACCCTTGTACAGGTTGAGAAGGCCTGA